One segment of Setaria viridis chromosome 4, Setaria_viridis_v4.0, whole genome shotgun sequence DNA contains the following:
- the LOC117851454 gene encoding zinc finger protein CONSTANS-LIKE 16: MIATGSSAKAAAAAGAVGGKAARACDGCLRRRARWYCAADDAFLCQGCDTSVHSANPLARRHERVRLQPTSPLRAPPPAWAAQCEPRDDVVPAWFRRKARTPRGGHAKSVAQVLSRRLVVPEAAGGDGDSPEGRNGEGEVEEEQLLYRVPIFDPALAEFCSPPPLEDAAAVASSCNEDGTVEDPANPHPAAPAPPPVQFFPDGHASFEPTDAELREFAADMEALLGRGLDDGNEDSSFYMETLGLLDPVDDDAGVARVKLEIDGGGAFDASGTPACGVQLEAEASDEMLDIDFDYGSPQETPDDKAASSDTSAAATDAQFSQTSLSLTLNYEAIIQSWGSSPWTGSGERPHVKLDGSWPHDYTSMWVVGGMVGHVGEELGTPRLGMMDGGREARVSRYREKRRTRLFAKKIRYEVRKLNAEKRPRMKGRFVKRATAGGSVAVAGLA; encoded by the exons ATGATTGCCACGGGCAgctcggcgaaggcggcggcggcggctggggcggtGGGCGGCAAGGCGGCACGGGCCTGCGACGGGTGCCTGCGCCGGCGGGCGAGGTGGTACTGCGCGGCGGACGACGCGTTCCTGTGCCAGGGGTGCGACACCTCCGTGCACTCCGCGAACCCGCTCGCGCGGCGCCACGAGCGGGTGCGCCTGCAGCCGACGTCGCCGCTgcgcgcgccaccgcccgcgTGGGCGGCGCAGTGCGAGCCTCGCGACGACGTGGTGCCCGCGTGGTTCAGGCGCAAGGCGCGCACGCCGCGGGGCGGGCACGCCAAGAGCGTCGCGCAGGTGCTGtcgcggcggctcgtcgtgccggaggcggcgggcggggacgGGGACTCGCCCGAGGGGCGGAACGGGgaaggggaggtggaggaggagcaacTGCTCTACCGCGTCCCCATCTTTGACCCCGCCCTCGCCGAGttctgctcgccgccgcctctcgaGGACGCAGCGGCCGTCGCGTCGTCCTGCAACGAGGATGGCACCGTCGAGGACCCGGCGAATCCGCATCCAGcagcacctgcgccgccgccggtgcagtTCTTCCCCGACGGCCATGCCAGCTTCGAGCCCACCGACGCCGAGCTGAGGGAGTTCGCCGCTGACATGGAAGCCCTCCTCGGGCGCGGCCTGGACGATGGCAACGAGGACTCGTCGTTCTACATGGAGACGCTGGGCCTCCTCGATCCggtggacgacgacgccggcgtcgcGCGAGTCAAGTTGGagatcgacggcggcggcgccttcgACGCAAGCGGCACGCCGGCGTGCGGCGTCCagctggaggcggaggcgtCCGACGAGATGCTGGACATCGACTTCGACTACGGCTCGCCTCAGGAGACACCGGACGACAAGGCCGCGAGCAGCGACACGAGCGCCGCAGCCACGGACGCCCAGTTCTCGCAGACGAGCCTATCGCTCACCCTCAACTACGAGGCGATCATCCAGAGCTGGGGTAGCTCGCCGTGGAccggcagcggcgagcggccgcaCGTCAAGCTCGACGGCAGCTGGCCCCACGATTACACG AGCATGTGGGTGGTGGGAGGAATGGTCGGGCACGTCGGGGAGGAGCTCGGCACGCCGAGGCTGGGGATGATGGACGGCGGCCGGGAGGCCCGAGTGTCGCGGTACAGGGAGAAGCGGCGGACGCGGCTCTTCGCCAAGAAGATCCGGTACGAGGTGCGCAAGCTCAACGCCGAGAAGCGGCCGCGGATGAAGGGCCGCTTCGTCAAGCGAGCTACCGCCGGGGgcagcgtcgccgtcgccggcctcgcATAA